In one window of Brenneria goodwinii DNA:
- the cheW gene encoding chemotaxis protein CheW yields the protein MTGLANVTKLTGETVGQEFLIFTLGDEEYGVDILKVQEIRGYDQVTRIANTPAFIKGVTNLRGVIVPIVDLRIKFAQQEVDYDDNTVVIVLNLGQRVVGIVVDGVSDVLSLTADQIRPAPEFAVTLSTEYLTGLGSLGERMLILVDIEKLLSSEEMALVDSVTKV from the coding sequence ATGACTGGACTTGCAAACGTCACGAAGCTGACGGGTGAAACTGTAGGACAGGAGTTCTTAATTTTTACTCTGGGTGATGAAGAATATGGCGTTGATATCTTAAAGGTGCAGGAAATCCGAGGTTATGATCAGGTAACCCGCATTGCCAATACCCCGGCCTTTATTAAAGGCGTCACTAATCTGCGTGGCGTAATCGTGCCCATTGTCGATCTGCGTATTAAATTTGCTCAGCAGGAAGTCGATTACGACGACAATACCGTCGTTATCGTTTTAAATCTCGGACAGCGGGTTGTCGGGATCGTCGTTGATGGCGTATCCGATGTGCTTTCCTTGACAGCCGATCAAATTCGTCCGGCGCCGGAATTCGCCGTCACTCTATCAACGGAATACCTGACGGGATTGGGTTCGTTAGGTGAAAGAATGCTGATCCTGGTTGATATTGAAAAACTGCTTAGCAGTGAAGAAATGGCGCTGGTCGACAGCGTGACGAAAGTCTGA